The following are encoded in a window of Haliotis asinina isolate JCU_RB_2024 chromosome 14, JCU_Hal_asi_v2, whole genome shotgun sequence genomic DNA:
- the LOC137260911 gene encoding cysteine-rich venom protein TEL1-like isoform X1, whose amino-acid sequence MSPLPRQSLAVFLALSSMSALLGCVSPDTDGGYTHGHRSKRSVTCKDKFKQIPNHSACRTKSSKASNSGVSAEEKMQIVDLHNGYRNNVTPPASNMLKLSWDDQIAEIAQRWADVCTLNHDGNNERSIPGSMNLGQNIATDPKSWKEAVDLWQQEVKDFTYGGPGNEFGKIGHYTQVVWADTQKIGCGYTICDATKFYVCNYGPAGNIGGFDRPYKNDSDLECGNQHRQDRLCNCNTTCLNAATVQRSNCSCTCKPYSFYVGDACQLKCEDKDPVECNGAGATNCPAYAITCPNLCQVCPAGGIDYVEKNNQGRIRLDVILAASMVALNLIVFHYI is encoded by the exons ATGTCTCCGTTACCAAGGCAGTCACTTGCTGTGTTTCTGGCGTTGAGCTCCATGTCAG CTTTGTTGGGATGTGTTAGCCCGGACACAGATGGTGGGTACACCCATGGTCACAGAAGCAAGAGAAGT GTCACCTGCAAGGATAAGTTCAAACAAATACCAAACCACTCGGCTTGCAGAACGAAGTCAAGCAAGGCATCTAATTCAG GAGTATCCGCAGAAGAGAAAATGCAAATAGTAGATCTGCACAACGGCTACAGGAACAATGTCACACCTCCGGCTTCAAACATGCTCAAGTTG TCCTGGGATGACCAGATTGCAGAGATAGCTCAACGCTGGGCAGACGTCTGCACCTTGAATCACGACGGAAACAACGAGAGGTCAATACCAG GTTCTATGAATCTGGGTCAGAACATCGCCACTGATCCCAAGTCCTGGAAGGAGGCTGTGGACCTTTGGCAGCAagaggtgaaggacttcactTATGGAGGTCCTGGGAACGAATTCGGAAAGATAGGACACTACACACAG GTAGTATGGGCAGATACCCAGAAAATCGGGTGCGGGTATACCATATGTGACGCGACCAAATTTTATGTGTGCAACTACGGACCAGC TGGTAATATTGGAGGCTTCGATCGACCTTACAAAAATGATTCCGACTTGGAATGTGGCAACCAGCATCGCCAAGACAGATTGTGCA ATTGCAACACGACTTGCTTGAACGCCGCCACGGTTCAACGATCCAACTGTTCATGCACGTGCAAGCCGTATTCTTTCTATGTCGGAGATGCATGCCAAC TTAAATGTGAGGACAAGGACCCTGTAGAATGTAACGGGGCTGGGGCGACTAACTGCCCTGCTTACGCCATCACTTGTCCCAATCTGTGTCAGGTGTGTCCAG CTGGAGGGATAGACTACGTGGAAAAAAACAACCAAGGTCGTATACGTCTTGATGTCATACTGGCTGCCTCTATGGTCGCATTGAACCTGATCGTATTTCATTACATATAA
- the LOC137260911 gene encoding cysteine-rich venom protein TEL1-like isoform X2 — protein MATQRYLIVAITLTALLGCVSPDTDGGYTHGHRSKRSVTCKDKFKQIPNHSACRTKSSKASNSGVSAEEKMQIVDLHNGYRNNVTPPASNMLKLSWDDQIAEIAQRWADVCTLNHDGNNERSIPGSMNLGQNIATDPKSWKEAVDLWQQEVKDFTYGGPGNEFGKIGHYTQVVWADTQKIGCGYTICDATKFYVCNYGPAGNIGGFDRPYKNDSDLECGNQHRQDRLCNCNTTCLNAATVQRSNCSCTCKPYSFYVGDACQLKCEDKDPVECNGAGATNCPAYAITCPNLCQVCPAGGIDYVEKNNQGRIRLDVILAASMVALNLIVFHYI, from the exons ATGGCAACACAACGATATTTGATTGTTGCAATAACATTAACGG CTTTGTTGGGATGTGTTAGCCCGGACACAGATGGTGGGTACACCCATGGTCACAGAAGCAAGAGAAGT GTCACCTGCAAGGATAAGTTCAAACAAATACCAAACCACTCGGCTTGCAGAACGAAGTCAAGCAAGGCATCTAATTCAG GAGTATCCGCAGAAGAGAAAATGCAAATAGTAGATCTGCACAACGGCTACAGGAACAATGTCACACCTCCGGCTTCAAACATGCTCAAGTTG TCCTGGGATGACCAGATTGCAGAGATAGCTCAACGCTGGGCAGACGTCTGCACCTTGAATCACGACGGAAACAACGAGAGGTCAATACCAG GTTCTATGAATCTGGGTCAGAACATCGCCACTGATCCCAAGTCCTGGAAGGAGGCTGTGGACCTTTGGCAGCAagaggtgaaggacttcactTATGGAGGTCCTGGGAACGAATTCGGAAAGATAGGACACTACACACAG GTAGTATGGGCAGATACCCAGAAAATCGGGTGCGGGTATACCATATGTGACGCGACCAAATTTTATGTGTGCAACTACGGACCAGC TGGTAATATTGGAGGCTTCGATCGACCTTACAAAAATGATTCCGACTTGGAATGTGGCAACCAGCATCGCCAAGACAGATTGTGCA ATTGCAACACGACTTGCTTGAACGCCGCCACGGTTCAACGATCCAACTGTTCATGCACGTGCAAGCCGTATTCTTTCTATGTCGGAGATGCATGCCAAC TTAAATGTGAGGACAAGGACCCTGTAGAATGTAACGGGGCTGGGGCGACTAACTGCCCTGCTTACGCCATCACTTGTCCCAATCTGTGTCAGGTGTGTCCAG CTGGAGGGATAGACTACGTGGAAAAAAACAACCAAGGTCGTATACGTCTTGATGTCATACTGGCTGCCTCTATGGTCGCATTGAACCTGATCGTATTTCATTACATATAA
- the LOC137260913 gene encoding gamma-secretase subunit Aph-1-like, with protein MTLMEFFGCTFIAFGPPLAMFVFTIARDPLRVIVLIAGAFFWLLALLISSILWYAVVPLQNDLAFGLVFSVIFQELFRFLFYKLLRRADEGLQKVSQTAQTENVTPKDISNKHIMAYVSGLGFGIMCGAFSLINVLADMVGPGTIGIHGDSRLFFLTSAFLTLCFILLHTFWGVIFFHALDKKQYVVVAGVVASHMLVSCLSLLNERTEHRPEPLYLASIVPAYFIMILMAVVAFFMAGGSLKNIQNAFKCRKGRYEME; from the exons ATGACTTTAATGGAATTCTTCGGGTGTACTTTCATTGCCTTTGGTCCCCCATTGGCAATGTTTGTATTCACTATTGCCAGAGATCCCCTCCGAGTGATTGTACTGATAGCAGG AGCATTCTTCTGGTTGCTAGCACTGCTGATATCCTCCATACTGTGGTATGCTGTAGTTCCTCTCCAGAATGATCTAGCATTCGGACTGGTTTTCTCAGTTATTTTCCAAGAGCTGTTCAGGTTCCTCTTCTACAAACTTTTAAG GAGAGCTGATGAAGGCCTACAGAAAGTTAGTCAGACAGCCCAAACTGAAAACGTCACTCCGAAAGACATCTCCAATAAACACATTATGGCGTATG TGTCAGGTTTAGGCTTTGGCATCATGTGTGGGGCGTTCTCTCTGATCAACGTGCTAGCAGACATGGTGGGTCCAGGCACCATTGGTATCCATGGAGATTCTCGTTTGTTCTTCCTCACATCAG CGTTCCTGACCCTGTGTTTCATCCTGCTACACACATTCTGGGGTGTGATCTTCTTCCATGCCCTGGACAAGAAGCAGTATGTGGTAGTGGCTGGTGTTGTAGCATCACATATGCTGGTGTCGTGTCTG TCACTACTGAACGAGAGGACAGAGCACCGCCCAGAACCACTCTACCTCGCAAGCATCGTGCCAGCTTACTTCATTATGATCCTGATGGCTGTTGTGGCCTTTTTCATGGCTGGTGGATCCCTCAAGAATATACAGAATGCCTTCAAGTGCAGGAAAGGGCGATATGAAATGGAGTGA